AGAAAGATCAAAGGTGGACAAGTAGTATAACAACGTATTACGTATCACTTCTATCACATAGTTGTAGgcaaggttttgaaacccggaccgtTTATTAAACCGTAAAAGAGAGAGGCTCAAGATTTTTGAGATCGAACTGAGGTTGAACCGgggtcgaaccgtgatgatgtcataattaatttaataattaattaaagcctaaatatagatattaaatttataaaactagaaaaattgactaatatatctatatatgtgagggaaatttaatgattttcaagcatatatttaataattaaataagaaagttaataaaaataataataaccatgaaaacattaaactttatgattaatttttgaagtaaagttgaatatctttgaaggattttaattataatttttttattccttgcaagagatggataatttaattaagtagaagaaaattgtgttaagttgtttttattaaaataaaaaaaaaatgctaaggggttggaccaCACGGTTCTTGACCAGTTCGTGCGATCCAACCCCGGCTTTAGGGGTTCAcggaattaactaaaaatacggttctttatgcttaaaaaatcgGCTTTCATCCCGGTTCCCGGTTTTCATGGTCCGATCTCCCGATCCGGTCCGATTCTGAAAACAGTGGTTGTAGgtctcattaattaaatttatagtgagatGACTATTTATATGATAAAAATGGAATGTCATTATTGTGCTTTAAGAGTACCTAATTATTTTCTGCAGTTTACAAGGATATTCCAAGCTAACTGGGGTTAAGGGCAAGCTATCTAGAAAAATTAAGAACATTGCGTGCTCAAATATATGAAGAGAGACAATAATTTCCTTTTATGAAGACTATATTTGTACTATAATTAGAAATTCTCCAACTACATCAATGAAAAATGTGATTCTTTTCAAgttctatattttatataaaactataaaagcctagtattttccaaaaatatataaaatgattttattatgtTAGAGATTGACTTGCCTGTATCGCAATGAGGACAGTAGAGTAAGAATAGGCAAAGGCAATGTTCCCAATGGCCTGTAGGCTGTTCCACACCTTCTGTGAACTTGTTGCCACGTCCACTCCAATAGTCGCACCTGTGATGCTTGTCCTACCATATGTCCCTTCTACAAAATAGCTTAGAAAATAGACATAAATTTTCTTGTACTAAATATAATCCAAGccaaattaataagaaaaactGCATGCTACATGCTACATATTTTCTTTATGTGTGATAAAGGAGCATTATCGCTGACCTGCTATTTTTGCAATAGAGAGACCAATGCCTATTAAAGCATAAGTGAAAGACATGACTGCAGCGATGTAAGAGAGCCCTGAAAGGTCATGAAAATTAGATATTTGGCTCAGAATAATCTCAATGACCCCTAAAATGATCATATAGGAACTGTTTGATGTGTGACACCACGCCTCATGACCATTCTTGTGAAAGCAGTTCGATCTTTTGACAGCCCtggtttaaaaacaaaaacaaaataagtgaCAGCCAAATGCATTGTATAGATATCACAACACATACAAAACATTCAAGAATACATGAAGGGAGGCAAAGACGGAGTTCTATTGAGACCAAGGGGGCCATCCAGCTAGTCCCTTTCCTAGCCCTCACAATGTTTAATTAATAACATATATGTGTTTTCTTATCAGGAAATTTATGAGAGTTAAGGCTTCCCAAAAAAGTTATTTGGGCCACCAAAAAAACAGTCcttttaattaacttttaaaaaaatttaaaaattatgtagtattccttaaaagaataataaaactaaaaataaattatacaaagtttataaaatatccactcaaattcattaattttattaaaattaaacattataATTCTTTAGTGGATCTAATACAATTCTATTTAAAGCATGTGGTTAAAGAAAACTTATTGgtaaattcaaaatcaaatgccTCTTTAGTATGAGCAATAAAATACTACCAGAGGAATTTAAGTTTTGTCAACCTagtttcaaaaatgaaaattttttattatgtattcAATTTGTTTAGTTTCCATAATTTTCTTGAATactcaaatattttttcttcaatttattattcttttttttcaagtatttaTTTTGTTGGTCTTTAAGAAAAGAAGATTACAAATTGTCACATGATGAtcttaattgaaaaaataatcaagattttcaaaatatcgATTGGAATGATAATTTCCCAAAATAATTCTTGATTGGTTTGATAGTTATTTCTTTGTTATAAATACTAGGCATCTAGTGTATGATGCCTAGCATATTCCACAAGTTTATCAACATCGTGAGTGGTAATtgatattttcaagtgtttaagAGATTGAtttcctaaataaaaaaaaagtgttaagagattttttttttattttttttatacaagatatataGAATTCTACtataacctaatctaagtatatatgtgtgtgaagctccctcctggatatttaaaccccgacccttgcccccaccccacaagcacttatacttgtagagtgactatcGCACTAAGGGTGTGTGGTGGTGTTAAGAGATTGAAAactaaataaagtaaaaattatctcataatacataaataaactaaaaatatattgcaaatatgttacatataaatatctaaattaaattcattgtttCAATATAAAACTTgtatcaatatataaaaatcacTCTCCTCTTTGAGCGATATAGCATAAGTTTACATAAATGTGAATGAGCATGTGTGTCTTTTATAATTAGAGTTTCATGCAATTCATTTTGATTGTACAGATTTCCCCAAAGAAAAGATTTCTAGgtcattttctttaaaaaaaataaaaataaaaataaaaatttcatgaaaataataaaaagaatataagaaaaacaaaagaatatttCAATGGCCTAAGCAAAGAATATAATCGCTAAGGGCCTATTTGGATTGAGAGGGGAGTGGAGAGAGTAAAGTACAATATATTTGGTTGAAAATATGCTAATTTTGGGCAAACTATactctcctcctccttcttccccctcaatccaaatggaaCAAGGATCAAAGCAAGTGTTTGTAAGATTTTAGATAGCTTACGCCATGCTAATAGCGGCAGTAATTGTGTATCCAATACATATTCCTACAAGATTTGAATATTGAGCTACCCCACAAAACTTGTACTTGATTCCCcctgtagagagagagaggagaattAGTTTCATGGATATAAGACTCCCTTGCAATAAGTAATTTTGAACACAAAGGCATCCCTATCTAATCAAGATCAATGGGAAAATGAGtcagtttcaagtttcaatttatgTCTTAATCTTCCGGTCAAAAGATGTGTTATGACTCAGTCGCAATACCAATATCAAGAAAGCATAAAGGGTTAAACTTATAGCACATAAAACTGTTTTACATAGTTTATATACactcccaaaaaataaatgaaactaTACACACCCAATATATAAGTATCTCATAACATTGAGAAAGATCCTTCCTCTCTAGCTACATGTTTGTCATTTTCCCTCTCACATCACACGGATTGTGGGGTTGACATGTGAGAGGGAGTATGCGTATATGTGATTCataagataaattattgacTAACGGCAGAAAGTCTGCAATCGTCTTACCTAAGTTGTTCTTTACAACCTCTATGTAATTGTAGTTTCTTCTCCCAGTAATAGGGTCAGGGGACCTATAACCGTCAGTTAGTAGAACAGAAGTAAACATTGTAATGAGAGAGAAAGTCAAGATAGTAATAATCCCAGCAATCCAGCCCAATTGAGCAAACGCCCATGACAGAGACAATACTCCAGACCCAATAACAGCTGTTATGATGTGTGCACTTGCAGTCATCAAAGTTccttcaaaagattcaaaaccatgccaaaaagaaatcaatgaaGTGAaactcaagaaaaatattaggGGTGTTTTGATGAATGAAATGTTGAGAGTTGTATGTATTGAAAGAGTAAAAGAGGTATACATATATACCagttcgttttttttttccatcatcaTCAAACTTAGAACTTACGTCCCCAGATTCTACTGCAAACCTTGAACTTCCCTGCATCGCCATAGCCCTGTCTCTCACTCTGTCAAAGATGTTTTGGAGATATGTTTCTCTCTAGCAAGAAATGGTTAAGAGGAAAATggtaaaagaaaacaaattatgtATTAGGCATTAATACTAAGTTTTAGAGAGCTTTATTTGGAAAGAATGTAATGGCTTAAAATGTACTATTTTAATGTAAGCATTAGGTGATAGCCGTTGGATACAGGTGCTTAAAATGTACTATTTTAATGGCCTCCCAGGCCTTTTCTCTTGACAGCAGAGATAtgccaaaactcaaaacaacaacctgattgtaaatttgtaattatcaCCCAGTAAAATAACTTAGAATAATAGACTAATTAGAGGACTTGCATCAGCTTGTGcaaatatatgtaaaattttcCCCAATCAACCCCAAAACCACCCACATTAGCTcatataaaattatgcaaaacTCATccaaaactacaaaaactatgaaaatttaattttttttttttttttttttttttttttttacatatccCAAGTGCGAAGGAAAATAATGGATGGTAGTTGTGGTgtatgaaaagagaaaaataattttaaaaaataaaaaaattgatattctAATGAAAtagagtttagaataaataatctgatatgggtgtttttgaaaagttgttaggtaatatagaaaaattaagttgttatgctaaaatataaaaatgaattttcGCATGAGCTAGTGTAAATGCTCTTtggaaaagaattttttttttgatacatggATAAGATTATTTTTAGAAGAGCTCATGatgcaaaaaaattaatatttgaaatcCCAAATTAGTGCAAAAGTTGTGTTCATActgaaaagataaaaatgtcCAAATTCAGAGTATCTCAAAATTGGAAGGTAAGACTACCAAACTAATTAGTTAAAatggaattttaaaatattggaTATGATTAATATgattaagcttttttttttctccacatGACTCACTTTCATTACCCATTGTCTTTTTTAACCCAACTTGAGAGATtgctttaacaaaaaaatttcactgaCCCAACACTAGGATTTGTTAGTTATGGCCTTCAACCAATGGGAATGGagtgtatttatatttttttagaaaggtaTGATAAATCCATCTCAGGATAATTATAAGATTGATGAAATCTACTAATCACATTTGTTGTCACAttagtttataaatattttattaataaaatatgtaCTTCCATCTATATTGTTAGTCATgtttagaaaatcaaaatttttatggaaacaccatttaatacattgtcttttaaataaaaagtcacaatattttaaaactaCCCTCTTTGATTTATACTTTAGTTAAAGAGGGGTAAGTAAGAAAATTTATACTTTGGAACATGGAGGTTTTTAATTGGAAGACTAGATCATGATATTTACCAAAAACAACATCAGCTGCAACTTATCCAGAACTCAATTTCATTAATTGGTGATGTCCATAAAGAGTGTTGTTAGAGGAGAGTTGGAGATTTTGTTTCAAAGTGAAGAGATAATGTGGGCTCAAAAAGCTAGGAGTGATTGGATACTGCTAGGAGATAGAAACACTTGTTTTTACTAGATAGTGGTGAAGCAAAGAAGAGTCAAAAATAGAATTTTGCAGCTCCAAAAGACTGATGGGAGCATTACTGAGGATCAAGAGGAGATAGAAAATATCCTTAAGAAACACATCTAATTACAAACAAATCCTTGAGGAAAAATTAGAACCATGCCCATACCACAGCTCTCTATTCATCAACTCTCATTGCTTGACAACCCAATCACAAATGAGGAAATAGAGACTACTGTTTTTCAATTAGGCCCTTACAAAGCTCCTAGATCAGATGGTATCCCTGCCTTCTTCTATCAAGAGTACTGGAATACAGTCAAGTTTGATATCTTTAACACAATCCATGCCTTCTTCCACTCAGGTTCTTTGTTGAAATCTCTTAACCATACTTACATCACTCTTATTCCAAAAACTGCTCTTCCTAATGATGTACATCATTTTAGGCCCATTAGTCTATGCAATGtggtatataaaataatttctaaacttCTAGTTAATAGACTCAAGCCTTTTATGGATTCTCTTAGTACCCATTTTCAAAATGCTTTCATTAGAGGTAGAAATATCACTAATAACATCCTCATTGCACATGAAATTTTTAACATTCTTAGGAATatgaagagaaggaagaagttTTATGGTGCCCTGAAAATAGATATAAGTAAGGCCTATGATAGGGTAGACTATAAGTTTTTAAAGGTATTTCTTGTTGCTATGAATTTTAGCTATAAGTGGGTGAAGTGGATTTTAGAATGTGTCACTACAGTTCAATACACACTTCTAGTTAATGGTAGCCTAACTCAATCCTTCAGGCCTAATAAAGGGCTAAGATAAGGAGATCCCTTATCACCCTATCTATTCTTCATGTGTGCAAATATTTTGTTCCTATTCCTTCTGCAAGCTAAACACCAAAATGAAATACAGGAGATTAAAGTAGGGAGAAATGGTTGCCCCTTATTGATTCCCTTTTTTGCaaatttgtacccaaaagcccATACGAaggaaagcccaatgaaaagcaAAGCCTAAAGGCCCACCAAGAAGACTGAAGAGTAAGAAAGgtccaaagaaaaaaatgtaagggAAAACAATCTGCAGCAGAATACAAATCTACAGCAGAATACAAATCTACAGCAGAATACAAATCTGCAGTAGAATATAGATCTGCCACAGAATACAGTTCTTTAGCAGAATGGCTTTGAAAAATCAAGGCAAATTGGGTCTAAGACCGTTTTGATCCAGTCAACATTATTTAGCCCACAAAGGCCAAAatccttttgtataaaaagATAAACGTGAAAACTAATATGGAGAAGCACGATAAAAAGAAACAATGAATAGTAGGATGTGTCAGCAGCAGGAATTgcgtgaaggaaagaaaagtcaaaccaaAGGAAATGACAAATACAGCAGGAAACACACAAAGAAATAAGACGAAGACATGCAGCAGAATGAAACAAAGCTAATCTGTTACGGAAAAAATGATGTGGGAacgaaagaagacaaaaataGAAGATAGTGAAGAAAGCACACAAGGGTCAGAGCACCACCAACttgtacccaaccaatacaagggaggtgggTCCACAGTTAAGGGGATttagagggtgtggtttggtggtgagGGGAAAAggggtctatatttggtttcctgcCGTGACTTCTTTTGGAAATATTCCTTACTGAGATGGTATCTTACTCAAAAGTAGTAGATGGTTGGGACCATTTGATGCATGCCATCAAGTTAGGTAGTGAGGAAGCCCAATCCTTATCCATTTGAACCTAGAGATAAAGGTATACagcaacaacaaacaaaatggaATTTTGTCACGAAATGAGTAGTGGTgcagaaaatatattctaagcAGAGGTAGTGGCCGGACAACCAATGGGCTGGTGGCAACCTTGAAGGAATGCCCATAACAAGCCAAAAATAGTTGGTGAAGTCCTAAgggtaaaagggagaaatctCATTGAATCAGatcactataaaaggaggaggTAGCCATGGATAAAAAGGGAGGAAGTACCTAAGGGGAGGAACTCATAGTAAGAGAGTAGTAAGCACCTAAGGGAAGCACTTAGAGAGAGAGGTACCAAGGGAGAGGGGGATTAAAAGGGAAAATACCCAAGGGAGAAAAACAACCCACAGCAAGAGAGCAGTAAGAAACTAAGAGTAACAAGAATGAagcgaaagaaaaaaaaaagaaagaaagtggtaaaaagaagagagaaaacactgcAGGAATAGgagcatgcatcaatagactatcttttccctccctcttagcaaacccactctttgaagTCCCTCAAAAGTAGTAGTCAGTAGCCATTTAAGCATATTCTCCAAaatacacaacatttttatggcAAAATCCTATGACAAGGTTGTTCACATTGGAGTTTGGGTTCCTTCTTAGTTTACTTATTCAATGAGAAGattcaatatttgattttgattacaAATATAATTGATTTCACTCGTTAGGACTTATATCTGCTGTATTTAGTCATTCTATTGTAGCACATTTTTATCATGTTTGCTGCATTAGTTGTCATGTTGTGGTATATTTACTTGTTGTACTAGTTATTCTGCTAtaatacatttttattatatttaccaTGTTAGCTATTATACTAGCTGAACCTTTTCTGTTGTagctttcttatttctttgttattacGTATTTTACTTTAGACACAAACTAATCACTATCCTACCGtaagtatatatacatatacattgTTTCTCATGTTctgcaaaaatatattttatatatgtatatgtcaATCCGTATAGGTGTATTTAcgaatatatgtatgtatatatttgagaatatgctaacccatgtaaACTAACATTTGATTTATTggtattttcttttggttttagatttgtttatgtgcaggaagtagaaaagtatttctacagtaaaaaatgaagagtagtcATTCAAGCTGCAGAAAAGTGCGAGCAACACATTCAATTGCAAACCAGTTTCCACAAGAATTGGAAAGACACAGCCAAGCCTAGCAACACAAGAAAGAAGAATTGGGAGAAATAAGATCTGCAGTAAtcttaaggaattttttttcttgagcaGCATTTAATCTTCCTAAGAGATTGGTGTATCCTACTCATTTAGGAAGATTACAACAAAATCGAGAGAAAGATAGTTTGCAATAACATCCATGCCTTTTCGTCAAAGAAACAATGATATCCTCACCAGCAGTGGCTGTGGTAGATTAACAAGAAGAATatgttaaagaagaaaaaaaacaaacatgaaGGAATCAATAGTTGTTGTAGCAGAATGACAAAGAAAATGTTTAGAATGAAAAGAAAGTGAAGATTTCTCATGAAAGCATCCTCATTTCCCCTTGGAAAAATATCTATAGCAGCACCAATTGTAGGTGCCTTAAAATGAGTGGTAGACTCAATCACTtctgtagaaaaataaattttgcagCAAAACCAGAATTTATGGCAAAATCAGAAACAACTCGCAATGAAAACAACAAAGGTACAAGAGTATTGATGATCTTGGGGGCTTGAAGGTCCTCCACTATTGCAACAATAAATTTGCCCATGTTAGTAGTAGCTCTAAATAATGGGGTCCTCCTTAAATACATCATGACTAAAAGAAACTTGCCTTTCTACAAAGCCCAGCATCATTCTCCGTTGAAACTTCATCCTGGTGAAGAATATATGTGTTCTTCAACACAGCAGAAAGCATTAGTAGCAAACGAAAGAGTACTCTATTATGATGATGGCTTGCAACGTTAGCTCTACACTTTGTTTAAAGTGagcaaaaagaatgaagatacatgaatgaaaagagaagaagaaggcacAAGAAAAGGGAGCAAAGCCACCCTTTGATCTACTCACTTAGAGGAAGCTCTCCTCTTACGAAAAGAGCCCTACTTGAAGAAAGTAAAGTGGCAGAACTATTTTGATGAAACTCTTTTCAGTCATCGGTTTAGACTCGAAGGTAGTAGAAGACAACAATTTCTCTATTTTTAGAGAATGAATGAAGCCCAAAGTGAACCAACCTTAAGtggctaaaagaaaagaaaaatgaagaccGTAAGAAGGATCCTCGCTCCACAAAGTGCTGTTCACGAAGTtggcaagagaaagaagagtcAAAGAATCCAAAGAGCCAATTTTGAGCATTCTCCAGAGATGAGAAAATGTAGAACATCATAATGAAGAAGAACCCAACAAGGAAGGATTCCATTATGTCTCCAGACCATTCTTAAATGGCAACTACACTTATGGAAGAATGAATAGATGATACTAAGGAATACGTGAGAAAAGTAagtgtagacactcaattttgcacccatgatttaatcaaggagaatgactCGAATGACCATCCATGCACCCCAAAAATCgttcttgcatcacatgcatcattttgttcttgcatcacatgcatcattttgtctttgcattacatgcatcatgtcattcattacatatgatgaaaatgatcttgagattctaacggtcgcaACGGTGTTTCCGGTTTCTAAATCAGAAtatcggatcgaaagatatcgcatgatcaagtttgcacggtccatATACATTGTAtctaggaagagtcgaccacacacaattaatttatattaattttgattggtcaaacaattaaaattaattaaataatttgtgattggttgataattagtgtttgaGATAGagatgcatgcataggaataaaagggataattggataataataaaattgtgaatGATCTGAACTCTATCgagatttattttaagggatttatccacaaataattgttcttaaaaagcctgaattatctagaaaagagattaaaaaaaaatcatagacagAGGATGAAAATATGTCTAGATACAAGGATCAGCAAAAAAACCTTAGAAGAGAAGTCCAAATGGCACCCGAACATGAAAGCGCGTTCGGCCTCCAAGAGCCAATTTGGCATGTTTAGAGTGCCAAAGACGCTCTAAAAGTGTTGAATTTCACTTGGATGGGCTTTGGCCCAATGGCCTTCGAGTGACAATAATGCACACCATTTTTGTCCTTTTCGTAAAAGGATGCGTCCAGATTCAAACCCTAATCGTCCATACCTATTTTTTCAGGATTTTTGACCTCTATAGATAGAGGCTAAACCTCATAATTCAACACCTTTTTTTTACAATCTGAAGGCATATGTTTTGAAACTAAAAGAGTGTTGATATTCTTTGATCCTCTCTGAGAATTGCTACA
This portion of the Castanea sativa cultivar Marrone di Chiusa Pesio chromosome 7, ASM4071231v1 genome encodes:
- the LOC142644205 gene encoding amino acid permease 6-like, whose product is MAMQGSSRFAVESGDVSSKFDDDGKKKRTGTLMTASAHIITAVIGSGVLSLSWAFAQLGWIAGIITILTFSLITMFTSVLLTDGYRSPDPITGRRNYNYIEVVKNNLGGIKYKFCGVAQYSNLVGICIGYTITAAISMAAVKRSNCFHKNGHEAWCHTSNSSYMIILGVIEIILSQISNFHDLSGLSYIAAVMSFTYALIGIGLSIAKIAEGTYGRTSITGATIGVDVATSSQKVWNSLQAIGNIAFAYSYSTVLIAIQDTLKSSPPENVVMKKAGIIGVSITSVFYVLCGALGYSAFGNRAPGNFLTGFGFYEPYWLVDIANICIVVHLVGAYQVFSQPVYQLVEDWCKSRWPEIDFIAKEHQIVIPFVGIYNVNYFRCIWRTVFVVFTTVIAMLFPVFNSVLGLLGASSFWPLTVYFPIEMHISQAKIRSFSLNWFWLKTLSWACFIITVVAVVASIQGIITDVSHYQPFKSFS